CTGCTGAGCAGTACCTGTCCAACAACCCCCACATTGATCATCTCCCTCACAGTTTCCATCCCCAACCCCCAAAATAAGGAAGGGTTAAAGGAGCCCTACTCTCTTGAATAGCATCAATAAAATTCACTGCCCCCCCTCTCGCCAAAAAAAATGACCACTAAAAAGCCGGAGATTTAGTTCAGTGGTACAGGGCTCACAAGTCCCTGGGTCTGAACTCATGCAGGggcaagcaaaacaaaagaatggccACAATCAGGGTATGATGACATGTAGCTGTAACCCAAGGCTGAGGACAGATAATCACTTGAGCTTAGGAATTTGACTCTAACCAGGttaacacagtgagaccctatttcaaaacaaacaccACTGGCAGTACCTCTACTGTAGGAGGCACGGAGGTACCCAAGGACGTCCCCACACTCACAAATAAGCACTAGGGGAACCAGGCATGTTAAATGCAcagggttgtctcttcaaagggaAGAGACACCAAGAAAGCTGGAAGTGGACATGGTTAACAGCCTGGTGACTTTAATGCCATCTGTGTGACTGAGACCTCCTCCTTATCTTGAGCCTGTTTTCTTGGTTAATCTATGGAGCCCATAGAGAAAATGCCACTTGTACTTTACACAGAGTTTCCATGTAGTCATGCCTTTTATCTAGCtggttttgcctttttctttctttctttttatcttatttattatttatttatttgtctatttacttattttgaggcagggtctcactatgtggctgtctgtcctgggactcactatgtagatgaggctggcttcaaacttacagagacctACCtggcacacacaccaccaacctTGGCCAAATCTATATGTTGATTATACTTGAATAAAAAGactaggccaggcattggtggcgcacgcctttaatcccagcactcgggaggcagaggcaggcggatctctatgagttcgagaccaacctggtctacaagagctagttccaggacagcctccaaagctagttccaggacagcctccaaagccacggagaaaccctgtcttgaaaaacaaaacaaaacaaagactagaaaaaggtgggtgtgggtgtagcctcagcattccagaggcaaGGCGGGAGGATTACAGtaaatttaagaccagcctgggatatccAGAGAGTTACAGGCTGACCTGGGGTACAATGAGACCCctgttccaaaacaaaacaaagatagaaTACCACTAAATAAATCCAACCCTCCTACTAAAAATAAGGCCACTTAGACAGAAGGCAAACTCGAAATACAATTTAAGGGAGGCATTTGCACCATCACCAAGAAACATTGAAGCACCTTTCTCCTCTTAGACTACTGCTTACATTGGTGGAACACAGTTCCATTTTCCTTGCCGCTGGATCCACAACAGAGCTCTCTTTGATGTATGTCAAGGTCCTGTTGGCTCCCAAAATCTAAGGGACAAAACAAATGTCATGTATAGTGACATGCAACCCTCGGTATCTGCAGATACAGTGTTGGGCAGAAGGTAGATAACATAAGGTATCTACCCTGGTAGATAACAGAAAACGGATTGAAGAGCTTAGCACGTGGCAGTAATGACTGTTTTGACATAAATTAAACCAGGGAACTCCTGGCATCCTGAGAAGAGAGACTTCTGCTAGCAAGAGCTCTGAAGTAAAGACTCAACCTGCAGGTACGCTTTTCACGTCCAGATACAGAATCCAGGAGTGGCAAATGAGTCACAAGGAGAGACAGCAGGAGACGCTAGGGCCAtgtaaggacctgggttccatgtGGAGGAGAAGTCAGTGCGCAACCATGCAGGGGAAAGCTGTCCTGTTACATTCTCACTGTTCTCCTCGActtcatcccacccccatccccggcTCTAGGAGTGAGTATGGGCCATGCTGTGTCTACCTGAAGTTCCTATGTAAAATGTCTAACTGCAGCATCACAAAATGTGGGATTCTGGGCACAGATGACACTGAAGGTCAGCCAGCTCACTTAACCCCACGGTGACTAGTGTctttccaagaaaacaaaaggggaCCCACGGACAGTCCAAGGAGAAGGGGCACAGGACTGCAGGGATCTTGCCCAGCCATCCGTGGCATCCCTTAGCAGTAAGTGTGGGCAGCCATGCAGGGAGGCTCACCGCACGCACGAGGCCAGGCAGCCCCCACTCGGTGCTGAGCAGGCGCAGACTGTGCAGGCGCCCATGGTTGTCCACGCTGCGCTCCAGCACATCCACGCCCACCACGCACGGGTTCATCGGGTTTGGGTACTTCCGCATGGCAGCCTTGATCACCGTGTCCCAGGGATGGCTGGCAAGAGAACACAATTAGCCGAGGTAATGACCCTGAGGCTGAGGCTCCTGTATCTATGCAGGGAAGTGTGTACTGTGTTCTGTTTGAGCCTGAGTCTCTGGAGGAACCCCAAGTCTGTGCTGGGCCTATGTAGGGCCATCAAGCTTAGCTGACCTTAGGTTTTTTTCTGTCCTTGCTCTTCTCCAGCCCACAGGAGGTAGAAACCTTTTGTGGGGATATATCAACAGCGAGATAGGTCTTCCTGACTGCACCTTGCTGAAAAACACTGGCTGTTGTCCTTAATGCAAACTGACCCCTGCCTTCCATTGGGGCTTACAGTCCCACCTGACTGCCCCGCTATCCAGTAGGTAGCATGGTATATTGAAGAACACCCATGCAGAAACACCCAAGTCTACCCAAGCAGGCTTTTGTTCCCACATGCTCAGTGCTACCAAGAACCAAGGACAGTTCCCAGCTGGTGAATTTAGGACACGGTCGACTTTATAATGGTACAAATGTGTATCTCACAGTCATCATCTTCAACTTTTAGAACAGAATAAAAGGACATCAggtcccttgaagctggagttacaggcagttgtgagcagccccacccaggtcctctacaagagcagtatatgctttttaactgccaagccattgCTCCAGCATTTTTGACTGATgatattttttccatattttttttattttttatatatttgaattacaaacaagattgaattacatgacgatcccagttcccttctcactcccttcctcctctaccaccccgccaactaaaatcctacctgtcatatgtcctttcttctaatctacacctgactcaacctttctgcttcctcatgacctctgcatccttccttttcttcccttctcactcttgtagcttcctcccccctcttcccatgttctcaatttgctcaggggatggtgaccctttccccttctccagggggcaaAGTTTGTCtccaggggtttctctgtgtagctttggagcctatcctggcactctctctgtagaccaggctgacctcgaactcacagagatctgcctgcctctgcctcccgagtgctgggattaaaggcgtgcgccaccaatgcccagcgactGATGATATTTTCAAACTGCACTCTGGATTTGACAGGAGcgtctgtactttttttttttttttttttttttttttggtttttcaagacagttttctctgtgtagctttggagcctatcctggtactccctctggagaccaggctggccttgaactcacagagatctgcctgcctctgcctcccaagtgctgggattaatggcatgagcCATCAACGCCAGGCAGGTCTGCACTTCATTCAAACTTCTAAGTGGTATGTGGTCTGAAGCAATTCaagttttttatgtgtatgggtgtcttgccagcatgtatgtttgtgcatgtatgtttgtgtgtctggtgtcccataaggctagaagagggcattattAGCTCTCTTCTAGCTGGAACTGGAATTATTAGCAGTTGCAAATTGCCAGGAATCTTTAAAGTGACAAAGTccagccaggtttggtggcacatacctttaatcccagcagggagggcagagtcaggcagatctgagtCTGAAGCTAAcctggagcaagttccaggacagtcagggctacacagagaaactctgtctcacaaaaaaaaaaaagaaaagaaaagaaagaaaaagataataataataataataataataataataataaataaaataaagtggcaAAGTCTAGGCACAAAAGTCAATATTATACCCCGTGGTTGAAGAAAACTAACATATAGCCAGTGTGCAAACCTGGTGACACTAGGTGTTGAAAAGAGCATGGCTGGCTGGAGGCTCATGAGCGCTTTGCAGGAACATCTGCTGGGTCATTTGCCTGCAGAAGCAGCAAATATACAAAACGCTCTCTGCCAGGTTTAGGCAGATGAGAAGTTGGATGGAGACCACTCTCAACAGGCAGAGTCCCAGCTATACACTGAGACACAGTGCGACTgagtcctatcccaaaggaaggGAGGCCTCTGTTGCCACCCACTCCAGAATGGTCCCAAGCATCCATACCAGATTCTTCCTGGAACCACAGATAATGGGTGAAAGGTTGAAGGCTGGCTTCCATGCTGTATCAGAGTTCTCTAAAAGAAGAGAACTGATAGAATATATATGTGCGTGTATAACatatatgaattattttaatatatataacatattatatattaaatattataattcttttttttaaagatttatttattatgtatacagtgttctgcctgcatgtatgcctgcaggccagaagacggcaccagatctcattacagatggttgtgagccaccatatggttgctgggaattgaactcaggacctttgaaagaaGAGGCAAATGCTcttatgcactgagccatctctccagccccttaatattataattcatatattattatatattatatagaaatatatattttttaaaaaagccgggtgttggtggtgcacacctttaatcccagcactctgggaggcagaggcaggcggatctctgtgagtttgaggtcagcgtggtctccagagagagtgccaggataggctccaaagctacacaaagaaactctgtctcggaaaaacaaacaaacaaacaaaattacacacacacacagctccctATCTGCATGAGTGAGGATGGACTTTATCCACACACCGAAACCAAGGCAATATATTACAAAACACTGGATGCAGAGGTACACAAGAGGACCAAACTACAGAAATCCAGAAGTCATGGATATTGTTTTTAAAGTACCAGTCCTCTAATTTTTGGAAAATATAGttgttaagtttttaatttttttaattgttgagagagggtctcatttGCTCAGCTGGCCTTTACCTCCTGATATAATATATTGAACTAATATAtatcatatgatatatatattgaactaatattatatatatacatacatatatgtatgtatgtattaaaggGGATCTATTAGATTGGCTCACAATATGGCCTGGATAGCCCCACAATGGCTGTctcacactggagaggctgagaatctggtgctgaaggcctggaggaCTTCTGGAGAGCTGCTGACCTTCAGGCTGTTCTGGAATCCCGGAGAAAGAATGCTAACATCAGTGAAGGGatgccacagcaacagaaaggatgAACTTGCCAGCAGGGATGACAGCAAGCAGACAGAATGCAAAGCTTCCCTCTTCCGTATCCTTTGATCTGTGTGGCCATAGGGTGAACCTTCCCGCTTCAAATAACCTGATCATGAAAATCCCTGGCAGGAGTGCCCAGCAGCTAACAATTGAGTTGATTGGAGATCCAGTGACATCAACAACCAAGAGTAGTCATCACACATGCCAAGGAGAATGAGCCCTAGGCAAAGCAGGGTGGTAGAAACTGATGTCCAATATTTGCCTAAATCATCCAGGAGAAAGGCCAAAGGTGGGAATGCACGTGAAACCTGGCAAGCTATAATCAGAGGACCAGTTAGCCCTGGAGACCCACCATGTGTCCAGGACTTCCCACACTTGCTTATTTCTAAAAGGTGCAGAGGTAAAGGTTCGGGGGAAGGGTGGTTAAGAGACAGTCACAGGACCAGAAGCTCAGCTATACCCTACTTCCAGTGGGTTCTGAAGAGTATGGGCCACACCGTGGGGCCTCTGGACCCTCTTAGGAGGTGACTGTCATAGTGTGATTAGGACATGGCTAGCTCTCTCACCATATCGACATTTACAGTGATGACACTTAAAGCAATGGAGGTAAGTGCTGGACTCGCCCAGCAATGCAGGCCAGGCTCCAAACCACAGCCTGTTCACTGCTACTCACTCATGCACTCAGGGAAACAACTCAGGGTTCTCTTAGGAGTGAAGTGATGAAATGGCAAAGTGGTTAATTTTATCATCATTTGACCTCTGAGGACTCTTTGACAATTTGCAAGAGGACAGGCTGTGTGCCAGAAATACTTCTGCAGAACAAGCCATTCTCAGGCTGCCCTCGGTATATCAGGTGGTTGTGTGGTGTCGGGAGCCCGCCCAATTCACCACTGCCTCTCACCACCCATGGCTTGCCCTTAGAAGAACAATGCACAAACTCTTTGTTCAAACTTGGGGACTTGCAGTTATTTTCTGGGAAATTAAGGGAGTGAGTGAGCCTGTCACCTTAAGGCAAGCATCTTTAGAGTTTGTTGCCAAAGATAAAACCTGAGCTTTTGAAGCaaagctggattttttttttgggggggggggtggtttcgagacagacaagctgtgtagctttggagcctatcctggcactcgctctgaagaccaggctggcttctgcctcccgagtgctgggattaaaggcgtgcaccaccaacacctggcggaAAGCTGGAATTTTAGAAAACTTGTATCCATTACCATGAGCATAACTGTACCATACTACAAACCTGGAGAGCACACACATTCAAAGGATGGATGCAGGTGTCTCTCAAGAGGCAGACATTTACTCAGCACAACTTGTTTTTCTGCTCTTTGCTCCCAATtttatattattacttttttttgggggggggggagaatcgagacagggtttctctgtagctttggaggctgtcatggaactagcacttgtagaccaggctggtctcaaactcacagagacccttcttcctctgcctcctgagtgctgggattaaaggtgtgcaccaccaccacccggctatattattactttttaagaaGCTATCATTTTCTGGTCATAGCAATAAAGGAAAGGTACAAAGACATACTTAGCTTTTCCAGCTCCCTATATGCGTGAGGCTGAACTTTATCCACACACCTCAACCGAGGCAATATATTGCAAAACACGGGATGCAAAGGTAGATAAGAGAATCAAGCTACAGAAATCCGGAGGTCATGGATatttgactctgggtttttaattacctagaccaattaagaactccatttacacaaaAACACATGTATCCTTTCAATAGAGACAGggcaccaggcagtggtgccgaacgcctttaatcccagcacgcagaaggcagaggcaggcagatctctgtgagttcaaggccagcctggcctacaaagtgagttcatttgagttccaggacaggctcaaaagtacgctgagaaaccctatctcagaaagagagagagagagagagagagagagagagagagagagagagagcaagagaacgaGAGATAGGGCAAATTGTAGCATAGTCATAAAGTGGGTGATTATACAGCTAGTAACATCAAGCTACATTTGTATCAATTTATACCCTGAGATATGTATCTCAGCTTGGATAGATCTCAAAAACActcttggaagaaaaagaaactgccaAAAAAATCCTTATAAGATGAGGTCACTGACTTCTATCTGGGAAAAACACACCATATAATGTGTattcatacataaacatacatatttgtaGTCACATGGCTCCTGGCACAAACCTTTGGAAGGATGTTCACCAAATTTACCATCTTGTCTGCCtttgttgaagaaaaaaagagagagagagagagagacaaaactGAAGAGAGGGGAAAGTAGACATGTTCAGCTTATCTGGAAGAttaatttctcttcccagctcCTGGCTAGAAAGCAAGCTAGCTGTAGGTCCATCTCCTCAAAGCTCTGTAGACTATGTTGATGGCCTGCCAGAGGCCTATGCTAGCTATCCTTATTCTGGAAGGACATCTGGTCTCTGTGTGAGCTTCCTCCCTATGAACAGTGCCAGGTTCAGTCACTGCCAGGGTACCCGagacacaaaacaaagaatcaacaCATGCTACCAAATGggtgaaccacacacacacacacacacacaagctttccAAAGAAACCAGACCCAGAACATCACATATTGATAACTATTTATATAGGATATCCAGGAAaaaatttacctttttttccTGGATATCCAGGAAAAATTTACACTGTGTAAAAATTTACACTGATCTGTTACCATGAAACAGATCAGTGGTTGCCTGGGGGCAGGAATGGGAAGTAGATCTCAAATAACCAAGTTCATTATCTCTTTAGAAGGTAACAGAAAGTGGCACCATGTTAATGGATGCACAGTTGGCAAAAACCAAAAGCTTAGTTTCTGTAAATACACTAAAAACTACTCAATTATGTAATACATTtggctcttttctcttttcatgtgtGGTGTGCATAGGTGCACTatggtgtgcatgcctgtggaggtccaAGGCTGATGTAGAGAACCCTTTGGTCATCCTTACATGTAATTCACTATAGTTGTGCTACCTGGCTTGCTCCAGGCAACCCCATCTGCATCTAACCAAGCTAGAATCACAGGCCAGCTGCTGCACTCACATTTCCgggattctggggatctgagctcCAGTCTTCACGCTTGCATGCTGAGCACTTTAGCCAGtgagccatccccccagcccAGAATtgtagaatacattttaaaatgggtatcttggggccaacaagatggctcagcagctgaagaTGCCTTCCGTCAAACCTCAGTTGGATCTTCTGATCCATGAGGTAGGAGTTGAGAACAGACTCCCCCATGTGGTCCTGACTGTCACttgcacactgtggcacacacacacacacacacacacacacacacacacacacacacacacacaccacaaataattaattattaatgtaATTTTAAGAATAGTAAAAAGGGCACTAGGCAGTtgtggggcacacctttagtcccagcacttgggaggcggaggcagtcagatctctgtgaactcagggccagcctggtctacatagcaagctccaggcctgtctcaaagaaagaaagcaagaaacagagagagagagagagagagagagagagagagagagagagaagaaggactCCCCAAGAAAAACTCCAGAACACACACATTAAAGTGGTAACACTTAGAGATTAcaaaattacaaattacaaaataggattaaaaaaataaaagggcagAAGGTGCAAAAATGTCAACACtggttgggcggtggtggctcaggcctttaatctcagcacacaggaggcagaggcaggtggatctttgtgagttcaaggccagcctggtcaacagattTCCaggacaaaccctgtctcgaaaaacaaaaaataaaagtcaacatTCGTCTCGGTGTTAGTCAACATTTCAGGGGCCCTAGGGCAGCTCTCAGAGGGTCCAAGTCAATACTCTAGCATCCTGATACTTAatgtcttcccttcccctccctgcaTTCAGACAGTACAAATTATGCCTGCATCATGGGGGGGAACCTCCTTCACAAGGGCtgcaagttgtttttttttttcttttttcaaagatggATGCTGTAGTGGTGCTGGATCATTTTTCAAGCAGGCTTGAAAcactgggttcgatccccagcaccatcAAAAACTAAGTCAGACGTTCTGAAGACAGGTGATACATCTttattaaaactttataaaaGACAACGGATGACAATTGTGTTTCATgcagtctccccaccccca
This DNA window, taken from Cricetulus griseus strain 17A/GY chromosome 2, alternate assembly CriGri-PICRH-1.0, whole genome shotgun sequence, encodes the following:
- the Prelid3a gene encoding PRELI domain containing protein 3A isoform X2, whose translation is MKIWSSEHVFGHPWDTVIKAAMRKYPNPMNPCVVGVDVLERSVDNHGRLHSLRLLSTEWGLPGLVRAILGANRTLTYIKESSVVDPAARKMELCSTNITLTNLVSVNERLVYTPHPENPEKTVLTQEAIITVKGISLGSYLESLMANTISSNAKKGWAAIEWIIEHSESAIS